GACTTCGTGAATAAAAGATTAACATTGATAAATCCTTCCGTGATGCGCCAATGAGTTCGGCTTCAGttcgcagtcgtgaaggtttttgatcGCGAATACTgtctttacaatgacttgacgAGGGtttgtatcaagtcagtgttcttatcctgtGGGATAATTCCAGTACCAATTTTTCCGCAAAGGTCATTCCGTTAAATTGTAATCACAACGTGCGCATAAGGCCGGCGTTGTGGAGTGTGGTTCAATTAATAAACATCCTTCCATCATTATTTTTCACGAACATAACAAACGGCGATCAGAACAGagtaaaaacaacaacaacatcgaATGACCATCAACCAAAGATCAGCTCCAACAGATAGCAGTTcagcaggaaaaaataacGAGAGTGAAATTCGAGCCTACTTTGTCTCAATAGACCAGCTACAACGCTTGTcaagaaggataaaaaatttACCTACGATCCGGATTAAGACAATTGTTTTGACTTTTGAACACCACCTTCACGCTCGATGGCGACAGTCTCGACGAGAAAATGTGGAGCCGAATCTCGTCCCATTCTTGGACACTGGAAATCATCCTCATTTGGCTTGACACGTCTTACTTAGTTATTGAGCCTAGAGACCTTATTTAGGCAGAAATGCTAAAGAGTCTGTTCGAAGCGAAAAAAGAGCTATTCCACTGCCGTTTCGATTGTTTTCAAAAGGACTTTCCGCCTAACGAAGATACCGAGTAATTCATCAACAGCCTGAAACCTCATATTCTCCCAATTGAATGCAAGAAAATAAGGCAAAAAACTCTAGAATCCTTAGCTTTGATGTTCGGTTTCTGATTCCCGGAAATGGCCGACCACCGCACTCGTTCTCTTCGTTAACTAGCCGAGGACGAAAACATTACCGTAGTCATTACGATCGAAGAGTATCACGCAGATATTTCAGCCAAGAGGCAACAATTTGGTCGAGGCCAAAGCGTTAACAGAAATCCGTGCCGTTCCAAACAAGAAGAAGTACCCCGACCTCTTTCCGCCGGATCACCATCCTCACCGCTCCCCATAGGTAGTTATCACTGCGCACATGGTACCAACGCGCTATCGACCGCTTCGAAAATATCCAGAAGCGCcaagaaatccataaaaatgaacatttgCATTAAATGCAATGCTTGGCTATGACGAGATCAACTACATCATCACTCAGCCGCGCCTCAGCCGTCTATCTAACTAGTCAGCCCGACAGTACTCCAGGGAACACTAATGTTGCACTGGCACCTGCTGCCCACCGCAGAGGACATCTTCGCCAGGCATAGCAGAAAAACCATCTTCTCCTACATCGTCTTCGCGAGCGCCTACTTACAATTCgaagacgacgacgacgtcaAAAAGCTCCTCGCCATTAACACAAATAGAGGACCTTACAAGTGCAATCAACAACCATTTGGATCCGCTCCTGGCTCCTTCCAGCAGATCGTCGAGTCCAAGATCTCCGGACCCAACACTTTCAAACGTATTGCTGAACACAAATAAGCCGTACTCCAACTATTAGTTTGCCTTAGTTTCAATGGAGTTAGAAAAAGACCAGGTGCGAAGGAGTCACTGGTCAGTTGTCTTACACCGCATCACGAAGTGCTTCTTGCCTTATCCTCCACAATAACAAGTGAAGTAAAACACctcacttcatttttccatCAATTAATCCATTCcataatttctgttttttcgcAATGTTACTGTACGAGATGGTCTACAATTATTTAACATTTCCAATAGCACAAATAAAGTAAGGAGGGAGGACAGCATAttttaaacttaaaaaattgttttcagtaATTTCGAATACTAGCggaggagaaaaagtaagaagtaaagaaaaagtagaactaGAACACCGCATTGTTTTTAAAATGGCGGAATATGCGTAGAGAATACGGAAAGGTAAACAATAATGGtcatttctggaagtggaGAAGGTAGCCTTCCGAACCATTGAGTTTGTGAATATGAGTTAATAATAATGGAAGACAGAAGTACAAAAATATCACGAATGGGAGAAAACTTGGTCGTTGTAGCATTCctcacttatttattatatttatatacatattcCCTTCTTTTTAAAGGTAACTGCCAATAATTGCAACCAATTAAAGAAGTGTTTCCCATCTTGTTTTCCTGGCGCACGTGAACGTGAACGGCTGAAAAACACGTGCTTAATCCACCTTCAGAAGCGGGTagttcataaaataaaaacagatgaAGGAGATCAGAAAGATATGAAGAGAGAACGCTAATCCGTTTCCGAGCGTTTCAACTGCGATTCTCAATCAAATCAGGACGCATCGTTTCATTTCACGCTTTCTCGATCTCTGATATAACTTCAATTAAGATCAATCTAAAGAAGTTTGTTCGAAAAATCTCGCAAACTCATAGAAGGAACTAAGAGCTTATGCCTCGATTTCGAGGAATGATTCTGGTCAACGGTGTCAACGAAAAGGAGTAATTCATGTGAGAGAAATGAATAGTTAAACGTTCCGACAAGAATTAAGaactacagaaaaaagtgaacgatCCAGAAGAAAGTGGCGAGCGATCGGATCGTCGCCAGTCTAACGTGTTAGACAGAGAAAGCCATAGGCATCTCTGTAGGTATTATCACAAACGCCAGTACATATACCTGAGGAAGTACCAGGATGACACAATGCAATCTGTGCAAGACATGCTGATCGCaatatttgaggaaaaataatCAGAAATTCCAAGGAAAACCCTTGCTATCACTACCATTTACGCCatgaaaattatatttagGAACACAAGATGATGAAA
This is a stretch of genomic DNA from Necator americanus strain Aroian chromosome II, whole genome shotgun sequence. It encodes these proteins:
- a CDS encoding hypothetical protein (NECATOR_CHRII.G7331.T1), giving the protein MLHWHLLPTAEDIFARHSRKTIFSYIVFASAYLQFEDDDDVKKLLAINTNRGPYKCNQQPFGSAPGSFQQIVESKISGPNTFKRIAEHK